The following coding sequences lie in one Azoarcus sp. PA01 genomic window:
- the trbK gene encoding entry exclusion lipoprotein TrbK → MNRNLTLTAAALMGALVTGCAPDASEEPKKEEMPVVNDENCKLENIKKIQDEKVRQAFADACARRGDFKSSSGKTY, encoded by the coding sequence ATGAATCGCAATTTGACCCTGACAGCGGCCGCCCTTATGGGGGCCCTCGTGACTGGCTGCGCGCCGGATGCCTCGGAAGAACCGAAGAAGGAGGAAATGCCGGTGGTTAACGATGAGAACTGCAAGCTGGAGAACATCAAGAAGATCCAGGACGAGAAGGTACGGCAGGCGTTTGCCGATGCCTGCGCTCGTCGTGGCGACTTCAAGTCCAGTTCCGGAAAGACCTATTGA
- a CDS encoding TrbM/KikA/MpfK family conjugal transfer protein, whose translation MAAVVAIGAGAGSVSAQDADVLSGDIRLACEVILCLSTGQRPSECTPSLDRYFGIRKKKLSDTLEARLGFLNKCPVANQTPQMSTLVRAISRSAGRCDAASLNSALQMWTSGDGGEIYIGDRMPDYCAAYAAHAYTDFSQTKPMYVGTPENGGYWVETKDYERALAEYNARLKAEHRNYWWGGS comes from the coding sequence ATGGCCGCCGTGGTGGCCATCGGCGCAGGGGCGGGCTCGGTCAGTGCCCAAGACGCAGACGTGCTTTCCGGCGATATCCGCCTTGCCTGCGAGGTCATTCTGTGCCTCTCCACCGGGCAGCGGCCGAGCGAGTGCACCCCCTCCTTGGATCGCTATTTCGGTATCAGGAAAAAGAAACTGTCGGACACGCTCGAGGCGAGGCTCGGCTTCTTGAACAAGTGCCCGGTCGCCAACCAAACGCCGCAAATGTCGACCCTGGTACGAGCGATCTCGCGAAGCGCCGGCCGATGCGATGCGGCCTCGCTGAACAGCGCGCTGCAAATGTGGACCAGCGGCGACGGCGGCGAGATCTATATCGGCGACAGGATGCCCGACTACTGCGCGGCCTATGCAGCACACGCCTACACCGACTTCAGTCAGACCAAGCCCATGTATGTCGGGACGCCGGAGAACGGCGGATATTGGGTCGAAACGAAGGATTACGAACGTGCCCTGGCGGAATACAACGCCCGCCTGAAAGCGGAGCACCGGAACTATTGGTGGGGAGGGAGCTAA
- the trbJ gene encoding P-type conjugative transfer protein TrbJ, with translation MKMKFLAAKAALVVALSASPLAAHAGIPVIDGANLSQTIMTAIESVAQTLKQIEQYQTQLQQYENQIQNTMAPAAYIWDRAQSTISGLMTAVDTLNYYKTQLGSVDAYLGKFQDVAYYRGSPCFSGAGCTDTERTAMNENRRLASESQKKANDALFRGLDRQQEALKADARTLEQLQSSAQGASGQMQALGYANQLASQQANQLLQIRGLLIAQQNAVATRMQAEADREAQTIAADEQFRRGSYRASSGQTW, from the coding sequence ATGAAGATGAAATTTTTAGCCGCTAAAGCCGCCCTGGTCGTTGCTCTGTCCGCAAGCCCGCTCGCAGCGCACGCCGGGATTCCGGTCATCGACGGCGCGAACCTCTCGCAAACCATCATGACGGCCATCGAAAGCGTTGCCCAGACGCTCAAGCAGATCGAGCAGTATCAAACGCAACTACAGCAGTACGAGAACCAGATTCAAAACACCATGGCACCAGCCGCCTATATTTGGGACCGCGCGCAATCGACCATCAGCGGCCTGATGACCGCCGTCGATACGCTGAACTACTACAAGACACAGCTCGGCAGCGTTGATGCCTACCTGGGTAAGTTCCAGGACGTGGCCTATTACCGCGGCTCGCCGTGCTTCTCCGGCGCCGGGTGCACCGACACAGAGCGGACGGCCATGAACGAGAACCGACGCCTGGCCTCCGAATCGCAGAAGAAGGCCAACGACGCGCTTTTCCGTGGCCTCGACAGGCAACAGGAAGCCCTTAAGGCCGACGCCCGCACACTGGAACAACTGCAATCCAGCGCCCAAGGCGCCAGCGGCCAGATGCAGGCGCTCGGCTATGCCAACCAGCTCGCCAGCCAGCAAGCCAATCAGCTCTTACAGATACGCGGGCTGTTGATCGCCCAGCAGAACGCGGTTGCGACCCGCATGCAGGCCGAGGCCGACCGGGAGGCACAGACTATCGCAGCGGATGAACAATTCCGTCGTGGCAGTTATCGGGCCAGTTCCGGGCAGACCTGGTAA
- a CDS encoding muramidase, translating into MCSISSAVKYEVPANIVLAVAEKEGGKPGQWVRNMNGTHDVGPMQFNTAYLRELEQYGITANDVAAAGCYSFDLAAWRLRMHLRNDKGDIWTRAANYHSRTPQFNAIYRADLMKKAAKWADWLEARFVTLDVTKEGAAPSTPMIQAPAAAAALATPAVQPTPPRSTRTAAYVSRQITFTSANE; encoded by the coding sequence GTGTGCTCGATCTCGTCTGCCGTGAAGTATGAAGTGCCCGCCAACATCGTCTTGGCAGTCGCCGAGAAAGAGGGCGGCAAACCAGGCCAGTGGGTTCGCAACATGAACGGCACCCATGACGTAGGCCCGATGCAGTTCAATACCGCATACCTGCGCGAACTGGAGCAGTACGGTATCACGGCGAACGATGTAGCGGCCGCTGGCTGCTACTCGTTCGACCTGGCCGCCTGGCGGCTGCGGATGCACCTGCGCAACGACAAGGGAGACATCTGGACGCGAGCCGCGAACTACCATTCGCGCACACCGCAATTCAATGCGATCTATCGCGCCGACCTGATGAAGAAGGCGGCGAAATGGGCGGATTGGCTGGAAGCCCGGTTTGTCACCCTCGACGTAACCAAAGAGGGCGCAGCGCCCTCGACACCAATGATACAGGCGCCGGCCGCTGCGGCCGCGCTGGCGACTCCAGCCGTGCAACCGACCCCGCCACGATCCACGCGCACGGCTGCCTATGTGTCGCGCCAGATCACTTTCACCAGCGCGAACGAATGA